The DNA segment GGCATCCACGTAGGCAACCAACGACAGATTACCGGATGAGGAAAGTACCGGCTTGCTCAAGGCAATATGATGATTTTTTGGGTTCGTCCTCGCCACCAATGGGCTATAGACCGCCCCACGTAGATAACTGTAAAAACCCACGGCAAAGACAATGGCGAAAATACCGAACAGCTTCGCGAAACGCGTCACCACCACAACAGGTAACGGACCACTGAATATCCAGGGAAACCAGGCATGGCGCGCGAGTCTGGGGAATTTCTTCGCCACCCAGTGATCCAGAGACCACCAGCTGCCACCCCCGGCAATCATGATGCCAAGTCCCATGGCAAAACTATTGGAAGCCATGGTCCATTCGTCGACACACGTGGAACCCAGCCAACCGAACATCAGCATCAAGGAAATCGCTAGGCCAACGCTGATCAAGCCAAAAAAGCGCGTCATGAAACCGAAAACCAAACCCAAACCAACCAGCAACTCGACCAGCGTGAATATGATGATCGCGCCATACAACAAGGTGGGATGATGCAGTAGGGCGCTGAGTGCATCCCCAGTTCCAAAAATCGCACCCGGTATCGCGGTGTTCATTTTGTGCCCCATATAGGCACTCGAACTTGGATCCAGCTTGCCTACACTATAGATCAACCGTCGGCTTGCCCCTCCCCAGTAAACCCATCCTTGAACCAGTCGCACACCAAGCATGGTGAGCCCCAAGAGCGTCCACATGTCGATATTACGCATCGTGGGGTCGGCCGCCGCAGCGGTAGTTTCCCGGGTTGTGGGCGATGAATCGGACATTTTGACACTCCTAGATGAAAAATTTTATGAGTTGTCAGGAGTCTGCCCTTCTTTACCAGGGTGTACCGTTCGATATCGCACATAACGACGCTATTTATTCACGATTGCCCGTCTTGTAAATCAGGACCACCAACACACGCGCTGTAATACTTCATTGGGTGCGGATTCAACTGGTGGATGCAACACGCTAGATTCTGAGTAGAAATCAGGAGTGTTGTCATGAAACAAAGACCGAGGATTTATTACACCGAGCAGCAGAAGGCGTTGATGTGGGAACGCTGGAGTACAGAGGACCCCTCCGTCAAGACAATAACGCATCGAGTTTAAGAGGGTAACCTTTCATGTGCAGCGGAACGGCGCTGCCCCGGTTTTCGGTTTCTTTATTTTGTTGCTATTTTTGGGTGGGATTTTTCTTTCTCTCTGTATTTGTCCACAATCCTTGCGCCGCCGCCAATTGCTGTTCGGTATACCTGATCCGGTGTTTCATAGTCCAGTGACTGGTGCGGTCTTTCCGTGTTGTAAAGCACGAAGTATTCCGTCAATCCGATCAGCAAGTCAGGCATCGTGGCGTAGCCTTTCAAATACACATCTTCGTGTTTGACGCTGCGCCAGAGCCGTTCCACAAAGATGTTATCCAATGCCCGACCGCGTCCGTCCATGCTGATCGTGATCCCTTCTTTCAACAGCACACCCGTAAACGCTTCGCTGGTGAACTGACAGCCCTGGTCGGTGTTGAATATCTCCGGCGTGCCATAGGCCTGCAATGCTTGCTCCAGGCAGTCCACACAGAATCCGCTATCCAGCGTATTCGATAACCGCCATGACAACACTTTACGCGAGTACCAGTCGATCACCGCCACCAGGTACACAAACCCACGCAGCAGGCGGATGTACGTAATATCCGTACTCCATACCTGATTGGGACGGATCACATTCACGCCCCTTAGCAAATACGGATAAACCTTGTGCTGCGGGTGCGGACGGCTGGTATTCGGCCCCGGCGCCATGCCGGCAAGGCCCAGTATGCCCATCAGTCGCTGCACTCGCTTGCGGTTGATCTTGTACCCCAAGCCACGCAGGTAACGCTTGATCTTGCGGCTGCCGTAAAACGGATGCCGCGTGTATTCAGCGTCAATCAGTCCCAGCAACTTCAATTCCTGCTCGTCCGGTCTTACAGCCTTTTGTGGCGCATAGACCGTTGAGCGGTTGACGCCCGCCAGTTCGCATTGGCGGGTCAGTGCCAGTGGTTCGATGGCACCGACCCATTGCTTGCGTGTTTCTACTGGCTGATCCCGGACTTTTTTTTCAGCCAGTCCAGCTCCATCTTCAATCGCCCGATCTCAGAATACAGGCGCTCCGGACTGGCTGACGGGTCGGCAGGTTTTGGGCCACGCTTGGCATCAAATAAACTCGATGCCTCTTCTTGCAGCAACTTCTTCCAAGCACCGACTTGCGTCGGGTGCACGCCAAATTCCTGGGCAATTTGGCTCACCGTCTTGACGCCTCGGATCGCTTCAAGTGCGACCTTGGCCTTGAACTCATCCGTAAAAGTCTTGCGCTTCGACTCACTCATCACCTGCTCCTCAATTGCAGCAGGTTACCACCTTAATTTAAGGTCTGAAAATCTGGGCCCTGAATCGCCCCGGGTATCGTGGAGGCTGTTTGGTTTAAGTTAAGCAGCTACCGCTGTTTGACGGTTGAGTTGCTCGTAATAGTTTGCCTCAGCTTCTGCGGGAGGTATATGACCCAGTGGTCCCATCAATCTTTGATGGTTAAACCACGAGACCCATTCCAAGGTCGCCAGTTCCACAGATTCCCGCGTCTTCCAAGGCCCTCGACGATGGATAAGTTCGGCCTTATACAGTCCGTTGATGGTCTCGGCCAGGGCGTTGTCGTAGCTGTCGCCCTTGCTGCCAACCGACGGCGCGATGTCTGCCTCGGCAAGCCGCTCACTGTAGCGGATGGAGACATACTGCGAGCCCCGGACGCTGTGGTGGATCAGGGTATCCTCCGAGCTGGGCTGTCGGTCGTACAGCGCCTGCTCCAGGGCGTCGAGTACGAAGTCCGTGGTCATGCTGGTGCTGACACGCCAGCCCACAATGCGTCGGGCGAACACATCAACGACGAAGGCCACGTAGAGCCAGCCCTGCCAGGTTGAGACATACGTGAAGTCCGACACCCAGAGCTGGTTGGGGCGATCCGCCTGGAACTGACGATTGACCCTGTCCAGCGGGCAAGGTACCGATGTGTCAGGCGTCGTGGTGCGAACGATCTTGCCCCGACGTACGCCCTCCAGGCCCAGGCGACGCATGAGCCGCTCCACGGTACAGCGCGCTACGACAATGTCCTCGCGGTTCATCTGCTTCCAGACCTTCTCGGCACCGTAGACCTGCATATTGGCCTGCCAGACACGCTCAATATGCGGCATCAGCCATTCATCGCGCTTGGCCCTGGCGCTGCACAGTTCCGGATTGCGCTGCCGTGCCGCATGACGCCGGTAAGCCGATGGGGCGACCTGCAACACGCGGCAGATCGGCTCGACCCATAGGCATCCCGATGCTCGTCGATGTAGGCGTTCAGGACTTCAGCTTGCGGTCGAGCTCCGCTTGGGCGAAAAAAGCGCTGGCCGTGCGCAGGATGTCATTGGCACGCCGCAACTCCTTGATCTCGCGCTCCAACTCCTTGATGCGCTGGGCCTCGGCTGTGGTCGTACCCGGCCGCATTCCGGCATCGACTTCCGCGCGTTTGACCCATTCCAGCAATGTCTGTGGCACGCAACCGATCTTCGGTGCGATCGACTCGACGGCCGCCCACAACGATGGATACTCCCCGCGATGCTCCTGGACCATTCGCACCGCACGCTCACGGACCTCAGGGGAAAATTTGTTCAACTTGTTCATGGCTTCATTCTCTCAAGAGTTGAAGCCTCCTCAAAACCCGGGGCGATTCACCCACCAGACAGCAACTGCCTTATATTGTTTTTTAATTATCATTCTATCAAGATAATTACGGACCACCGCTAAAATTTCAGAAGCAATTAATGCTCATTATAAGCAATGACTGTCTATGGTAGAATTATGGTTTAGAGTCCCAGCTGGTGAATTAAGAGAATAAAGTCCAAACAAGGGACACTCAAGCCACAGAATGGCTTTGAGATTTTTTCTATCAATTTCACGGCCCGTTCGCAAGGACACACCTTTCAGTATCATAACGATAGTCAGATATCACGATGCGTACAGTCCACCATAATTCGACCAAGGCGCCAAACGGCGCCTTGGTTTACCATCAAATACCCAGAAACTTCCAATTCAGGGGGTCTCAAAGCTATTGATTAACTAACAATCCCGGCGGTACTTCGCTTGACGGAAACGCAGACCAAGCATACCAACCAACAACAACCCAAGTCCCATCATGCCCAAATCGCTCGGTTCGGGAGCAGCAATGACATTCTTGATGTTCTGGTCTGTTGATGTCACCTGTGAGCCACTGCCTAACGTAAATAATGCATGCAATGTCAATGAATAAAGATCTGCAAACCCTTCCGTCGAGGATGAACTTCCCTGGAAACTTGTCGCGGTGAGCACGCCACTACTCGAGAGCGGCGTCGACGTATTAAATGGTTGATTATTACCATTGGCATAGCTCCAGAATTGGGCAGTTGAACCGCTATTCTGCGTGCCGCCGTAACTGCTGAGCAAGTGCAAAAATTGATGCTGCGAATAAAAACCCGTATCCGTCAACCACACATTGATTGTTGAAATTGCGGAACCACCATTTGTCAGTGATACGCTGGATAAATCAAAGTTGGGATTCTGGGACGAGCCGATAGCGGGCTTGGAATTACCGGTAAAGCTAAACGTAACCGAATTGAGGGTCCCATTGCTAGTGACAGTTCCGGCAGATGACCCTGTCACCGTGATGGGAGTTCCACCGTCTATGGAATATTTTAATATGGGCGTAGCTTGCGATACGGCCGGCAAGCCAACCAATACCGCTGCGGCCAGCGTAGCCGCGAGTGTTGCTTTTTTCATGCAGATGGACAGCGAACGCATATCTAACTCCTAATGATGGTTCTTCAGATTGAAGATTTCTTCAATCAAACGAAGCCACTGCGAACCTGTCTTCCCCTCCCCGGCCTTCCCGTCGTCTCAGCACACAATCAGTGCTGGCGAAAGATAGACCGGGCTGTCGTCAGCATGTCTCATGCCAATAATCACAAACAATTGTTTTACATAGTATTTAATTTAAAATCACGCTCTGACTGACACAGCTGACTGCCGGATCGGCAAACATCTCGACGGTTAGCCGCCCCCCTTTCGCCCCACCCATATAAGAACAATAGCAAAATGGAGGCGATCCGTTTAATATAATTCTTATATTTCAACAGCTTGAGCTAGCGAAATATAAGACATTCAAATGGTAAATAAAATCGACACAAAGCGATAAGTGTTTCTTAAAATTCAAACTATAGTAATCCTGTCGCACAATAAAATACGTCCTTGCTTTCTCATGCGGCGCTCCATAAAAAAACCGGACAAATCACATTGAATTAAAACACAACACATCGTCAATGCATCATGAAATTTAGCGGGCAGTTGAAAATGACTGCGGTTTTTTGTCAATCTCGACGCTGAATATCGCCAGCGTGCGCTGACGGCAGTGATTGACTCGAATTTTTCAGAGAATTCGACAGATATATTGTTCTGCACCCGTCTCGTGCGGTTGCCCTCAACATGCCGACGCCCCCAGATTCCGCATCTAAATCAGATTGTAGGCAGCCATCGTCAGCACAAACTGAAAGTCGAGTTTCGCCAGGCCCAGGGACCGGCTTTTGCGCAACCCGCCGGTCGTCTTCGACCGCCCAAAACATTCCTCGATCCGCTTGCGGATCGTCTGCCTGGTCTTGTAGCTGACGCGGCCGGCCGTGCGCCCATCGATAGCGAGGAGCGCCGGGTATCCGTTCTGCGCCACGTGCGCCGTGGCGTTGGCCTCGCGAAACGCTGCACAAAGCCCCGTGAGTCGTAGTTCTTGTCCGCGCCCACCGCCACCCGATGTGAGCCGGTGAACGCTTCGACTCTTTCGGCTGCGACCTCCCGCTCGGCCCGACCCGTGGCCTGACTGATCCGCGCATTAACCACCAGGCCGTGGTGATTATCCATCAGCATATGGCCAATATAGGAGCCATTCGAGAAATTTTCAGATGTCTTGACATCGGCATATCCAAGACACGAAAGACATGCTGGAATCCCGCGCCGGCATCGACGCGGGAACGATCCCATTAACGCGGTGACCAGCCGAATTCGCCCAGAACATCGTCGACGGACATGACCTGGCAATAGATATTGTTGAGGATGGTCAGTTCCTGTTCGTGCAAGGATTGACTGGCAGCGGCGCAAGCGTCGTCAATGACGATCACATCGAAGCTCTCGTCGGCAAGACTGCGCACGGTGGAAGCCACGCACTGATCGGTAAAAATCCCGGCGACGACCACGTGACGCACCGCCATGTTCTGCATCACCAGACGCAGATTGGTGCCGGTCAGCGCCGAGTCCGTGGTCTTGGTGACCACCACCTCGCTGCCTACCGGCGCGACCGCCGGCACGATTTGACTCGCGTGTTCATCCTTGGGCAACAGCAGGTTGTTGAACCCCGGACGCCGCTGGCTCAGCGAGCGGTCGCGCCCCTCCGGCGTCAGGCAGGCGATCCGGGCATGAAATACGTCGGCACCGCGCGCACGGAAGGCGTCAAGCAGACGCCGGGTGTTGGGAATCACGACGTCACGCATGCGTGTGTGGAACGGTGTCCACAGATCCCAGGCATGCCGCTCGCCCTCGGGCACTGCATCGCGCGACGGACGTTCGATGTAGGTATTCTGAATGTCGATCACGAGCAGCGCCGTGTGGGCGGGATCGAGGTCGATATCCGGAATCTCGGCATCGAGGTAGTAAAGTGATCGGTAGGCGTTTTTCCAGTCCATGTGTCGCTCCTGCTCGGATTAAGGCTTCAAAATGAAGACTTGTCGTCATCGCCGGGGTTCAGAGAAAGATGCCCTTCGGTAGCTGCGCCGCCACCACCCAGTTCGGTATATCGACTATCTCGCCGATGCGCATATCCACCGCCACCGAACACAGGGCGTAGGCCATCTCAGGCGCGAGGCCGTAGTGCTTACCGAGATGGTCGATCATGGCGCGAATGGCGTCGCGCGATGCCTGCATCAGGTCCGGACCGACTCCGGTGGTAACGTAAAAACCCTTGTCGTCGCGACGCGAACGGCGCAACGAACGCGTCGTTTCGCATTGTGGCGCTGGCAGGTTTGCCTGCTTGAGCAAGCCAATGCGCACAGTCACGCTGAACTGGGTTTCCACCGCAGTACCGCAGACCTCACCGTCGCCTTGCGCGGCATGGGTATCGCCCACGGACAGCAGGCCGCCGGGCACTTCGATAGGCAGATACAGTGTGCTGCCGCGCGTCAGGTCGCGTAGGTCGAGATTGCCACCTACCCGTCGTGGCGGCACCACGCTATGGTGTCCCGGTGCGGCCGGTGCGAGCCCAACAGTGCCGGGGAACGGTGCGGTTTCCAGCTCGATACCGTCCACGAAGCGCACGCGTTGATCGTCATACTCCGAAATATGCAAAAACGGGCTCGAGAATTCTTCGGCAAGCAGGCCGAAACCAGGAATGATCGCGGTCCATCCCCAGCCCACACCGGCGAAGTCGAGCATTTCGACGGCGATCGCGTCGCCTGGCTCGGCACCTTCCACATACAACGGCCCGGTCACCGGATTGATGCACGCGAAATCCAAACTCGGCACCGCCGATGCGTCCGATTTGGCAGTGAGCTGACCACCGGAAGCATCGCGAACCTCGAATTCAACGATTTCACCCGGTACGACGTGCTTGACCGGTACGAGAGTATTGTCCCAGCCATGATGCGAATGATGACTGTGTATCGTTTGATAGCTGCTCATGCCCTGCCCTCCTGACGGGGTGATTTTCGGTGGGTTCAACTCACCCGGATACGAGGATCGATGAGATAGGACACGATGTCGGCAACGATATTGGCCACTACCACGAAACAGGCCGCAAACAAGGTCACGCCCATGATGACCGGCACGTCGGTATTCTGGATGCCCTGCCACATGTATTGCCCGACACCCGGCCAGCCGAAGACCTGATCGATGATGACCGCGCCGCCCATCAGGAAGCC comes from the Acidihalobacter yilgarnensis genome and includes:
- a CDS encoding TQO small subunit DoxD is translated as MSDSSPTTRETTAAAADPTMRNIDMWTLLGLTMLGVRLVQGWVYWGGASRRLIYSVGKLDPSSSAYMGHKMNTAIPGAIFGTGDALSALLHHPTLLYGAIIIFTLVELLVGLGLVFGFMTRFFGLISVGLAISLMLMFGWLGSTCVDEWTMASNSFAMGLGIMIAGGGSWWSLDHWVAKKFPRLARHAWFPWIFSGPLPVVVVTRFAKLFGIFAIVFAVGFYSYLRGAVYSPLVARTNPKNHHIALSKPVLSSSGNLSLVAYVDAGPDTQGAYVIQASIVDASGHVVETWGGKVLSELAKTELSNEYSYSLFKPTKYGFVGALGARATISLPHQGLLTLAPGNYRAIFLGIDGKQWKTQVVVGMQ
- a CDS encoding IS3 family transposase (programmed frameshift), producing the protein MSESKRKTFTDEFKAKVALEAIRGVKTVSQIAQEFGVHPTQVGAWKKLLQEEASSLFDAKRGPKPADPSASPERLYSEIGRLKMELDWLKKKFRDQPVETRKQWVGAIEPLALTRQCELAGVNRSTVYAPQKAVRPDEQELKLLGLIDAEYTRHPFYGSRKIKRYLRGLGYKINRKRVQRLMGILGLAGMAPGPNTSRPHPQHKVYPYLLRGVNVIRPNQVWSTDITYIRLLRGFVYLVAVIDWYSRKVLSWRLSNTLDSGFCVDCLEQALQAYGTPEIFNTDQGCQFTSEAFTGVLLKEGITISMDGRGRALDNIFVERLWRSVKHEDVYLKGYATMPDLLIGLTEYFVLYNTERPHQSLDYETPDQVYRTAIGGGARIVDKYREKEKSHPKIATK
- a CDS encoding transposase; protein product: MAQNGYPALLAIDGRTAGRVSYKTRQTIRKRIEECFGRSKTTGGLRKSRSLGLAKLDFQFVLTMAAYNLI
- a CDS encoding cysteine hydrolase family protein; amino-acid sequence: MDWKNAYRSLYYLDAEIPDIDLDPAHTALLVIDIQNTYIERPSRDAVPEGERHAWDLWTPFHTRMRDVVIPNTRRLLDAFRARGADVFHARIACLTPEGRDRSLSQRRPGFNNLLLPKDEHASQIVPAVAPVGSEVVVTKTTDSALTGTNLRLVMQNMAVRHVVVAGIFTDQCVASTVRSLADESFDVIVIDDACAAASQSLHEQELTILNNIYCQVMSVDDVLGEFGWSPR
- a CDS encoding acetamidase/formamidase family protein, with the protein product MSSYQTIHSHHSHHGWDNTLVPVKHVVPGEIVEFEVRDASGGQLTAKSDASAVPSLDFACINPVTGPLYVEGAEPGDAIAVEMLDFAGVGWGWTAIIPGFGLLAEEFSSPFLHISEYDDQRVRFVDGIELETAPFPGTVGLAPAAPGHHSVVPPRRVGGNLDLRDLTRGSTLYLPIEVPGGLLSVGDTHAAQGDGEVCGTAVETQFSVTVRIGLLKQANLPAPQCETTRSLRRSRRDDKGFYVTTGVGPDLMQASRDAIRAMIDHLGKHYGLAPEMAYALCSVAVDMRIGEIVDIPNWVVAAQLPKGIFL